Part of the Lysobacter enzymogenes genome is shown below.
GGGCAACATCCGGAAGGCCGGTTCCTGCCGGAAACCTATTTCTACACCGGCGGCGACAGCGACCTGGACGTGCTCAAGCGCGCGTCCGCGGCGCTGGACAAGGCGCTGGCCGCGTCGTGGACCGGCCGCGACAAGGACAGCGTGCTGAAGACGCCGTACGAGCTGCTGATCATGGCCTCGATCGTCGAGAAGGAAACCGGCGTGCCGGCCGAGCGCGCGCAGATCGCGGGCCTGTTCGAACGCCGGCTCAAGCTCGGCATGCGCCTGGAGACCGACCCGACCGTGATCTACGGCATCGGCTCGGCCTACGACGGCAATATCCGCAAGCGCGACCTGCAGACCGACACGCCGTACAACACCTACACCCGCGCCGGCCTGCCGCCGACGCCGATCGCGATGCCGGGGCTGGCCGCGCTCAAGGCCGCGGCCAATCCGGCGCCCGGCGATGCGCTGTTCTTCGTCGCCGCCGGCGACGGCAGCGGCCGCAGCCTGTTCGCCGCGACCTACGCCCAGCACCAGGCCAACGTGCGCGTGTACCTGCAGCGCTATCGCCAGAACCAGGGCCGCGGGCAACCGGAGGAGGGCAAGGCGGTGCTGGAAGAAGCGGCCGAGGCGCCGTCCGCGTCGGCAGCGCCGGCGTCGCCGGGAGCGACCCGATGAGCCTGCGCACCTGGCCGCGCT
Proteins encoded:
- the mltG gene encoding endolytic transglycosylase MltG, encoding MAAKEKKGKRGCGCLIVIVLLLAALAAAGGWAWQRYLSFADAPLQGLSPDQSLLVERGDSLPTVVRKLRAAGVEVGEEVEWRLLAKQLGAAGRLQVGEYALAPGTSPRALLTAMRDGKVVSHRFVIVDGWNIRDLRAALARADKLKQQAAQLDDAALMKALGKGGQHPEGRFLPETYFYTGGDSDLDVLKRASAALDKALAASWTGRDKDSVLKTPYELLIMASIVEKETGVPAERAQIAGLFERRLKLGMRLETDPTVIYGIGSAYDGNIRKRDLQTDTPYNTYTRAGLPPTPIAMPGLAALKAAANPAPGDALFFVAAGDGSGRSLFAATYAQHQANVRVYLQRYRQNQGRGQPEEGKAVLEEAAEAPSASAAPASPGATR